gctggACTGTAAAATCTGGCCTATTTGCATCTTGTGCATAGATGTCTGATAaagttttaaattgttttttccaaTGCCTTTCCCACAGCATATATTCTGCTGGGGAAAGAAGGCAGTGGGAAATGTTTTTAAGGTCATGAGGTACCAAAATATGTGCTGAAAAGAGCTTCCaggaatttctgaaaatttctGAACTTCTACCCTATTCTTTGGCTATATTTCATAGTTGCAccagttctttatttgtgttaGGTTCCCACGTTGTTTCAGTGGTcccccctcttttccccttgATATAAattgctgggaaggcagaaattctCTGAGCTAGTTCCCAATCCCCTGCCCAAGTCGCTTCCATTTTGATTAGAGCCCATGGATCAATGTCCTCTGTGTCCCTATCAGACTCACTGTGCTCAGATGAGGAGTGAGAGCGAGCAGGAGGTGCACTACGCTTTGTTGGGCGTGTTGGAGCGAGGGTtggcaggggtgtggggggctggacagagtgtgagggggcagctggctgggcttggctagagggaggcagcagtggagcGGCAATGGCAGCgccactgtggcacagcctgcgCAGGGCTGAGGTGCGTGGGGAAGTGGGGTGCCCCCGTGGGGGTCTCGGAGGTGCCGCTCGGGGGGCGctgagggtgggtgggtgggtgcagcgcttggggatgagggcaagggaggagcggggcagaggaggcggtggggctgggggagctgctgccatcacggcggggctgcggcgggcaggcaggcagggatgggagcgggctggggagagccgcagcggggctgggaggcacggctgcagggctgggggagtcaCGGGGGCTGcgcggaggttttggggtgaggcagGGCGTTCCCGATGGAAACCGACACAGGTACAGCCCAACACTGAGCGGGGCACGGGGCGCGCAGCGCGCCGCGTGTTGCGGGACCGCGGAGCGGAATCCGCGCTCGCCGCGTCCGAGGGGGAGCGAGGGATGGGTGGGCTCCACGGACCCCgcgggtgggtggggtggtacaatgtctgtgttccccgtcccagggactgagagaggaatgttatctggcaaattagcatttgaagggacagtgtctgttgagaaagataagggtggaatttcctcagcagaaggaagctgcagagaatttgtCTTTCCGACTGCTTTAGTAATTGAGTGAAATCGAGGTAGAAACTTAgttacagaaaagttttcattaatCTGGAAAGTGTATATTCTTGTCCCTACTGTGTCCCAAAAAGAATCCAAACCAATAGTGTGTCTGTTAGTATCTGGAAACTGGAAAACAATCTATTCTATAACtttttttctagttagtttttgaaagattgcctttagagaaagaaaagctgttagcaGATAGGATTTCTAGGATTTGTAAATATAAGTCTCTCTCATTCTGGTATCATTTTAATTTACTCGATTTTGCTCCCATTTCAGTATCGCTCCCTTTCCCCGCCCCaagcagtaaaaagaaaaaaaaaaaaaaaaaaagaaagaaaaactaaaaagggacccaaaataaaagcacgcaaaaaggctgttttaaacTTACACGTCTTCAGCCGAATGTGGGTCAAGGAACTGCTGGGTGAGTGGTCTGCCGTCCAACGTCCAACTCCTGAAGATTTCATCCCAGATGGCAATATACAGGTTCATCAGATGCCTCTTCAGATAACTTGTTCTGTAACAGAGAAGTTACCTTCAAGGGGCCATCGCCGCCTGAGGCAGTGACAATTCAtgaggaatgctgctctcaggggtgccAGGATGCCAGTGCTCCCTTCGGGTGGCCACATAATGCAACCTGGGGTCCCAGGGATCCATCCAACCTGGGCTGCCATAGGTGTCTCAGATAGCGCTGGGCTGATAGGCTCAGCCTGTCCAGGAATGCTGTATGCAGTTCCAAAGTAGTGTTCTTTAATTTCAGCTCCTGTGAAGGTGGCAGTGACAGCTTTTCTGCTGAAATGGACAGAAATGGGCATTTATATAGGGCACCAGTATGCTGGAAATTGTCCAGTCGCCAGAGTTGAGGAGAATACACCAATacccttacagagagataagaagggtctgaatgcagaagaggggcttctttggtcctgtcaccgtgacttaggcatttcttatcttaggtgagtgactgccagggaggccttgcagggcctctgactgctacagtgacactgcagaacctcatggaaccatgggtcagttgtgacaatgcaggtccaaggacaccacggtgacactacggaacctcatggaaccaaggggccattgtgacactgtgctgcctcatggaatcaagaAGACCAATTTCCTTGTcatctggtggtcacctcttgTCTCcccctgaaacactggggctatATTCCtccattcctatggaaaagaactggtccTCATGTCCAagaaccatggccaaaattagaattggccACCGAGTCCCGCTGGGgtcacggaaccatctgcagccccgggcagatattgactctggcagtgctgccatcctccctccagtgagagaaaaggacacagggcaggcacacagaggagcaacatgaagacaccgaggtcaatgaagaggaagttgagtcccagatcggagggatgaggagatgccttgatcttggggttgaaatcctctggtaaagctatggagaaggatgtcattgatacatcagactctctttttccctataaggcattgaaaagtatggggagatgacttgtttctgcaaaggcctccatgcaaaagtaagcaaatgttgaagtagctgagatcccatgagaagtttgaacagagaaagagagcagagtgatgagaccctgtgccctcagggagagaagaagacctctgttcccagagatgatttcagaagcagttgaAGAGAACCTCTGGTCTTGAACAactcatctttaaactaataccccataagctgacatggcccataaacacagctgtgggaaaagctgtgaaaaaatggcaggGATTTCACTATTACACTTTTTCCgagtggctgctattcatggaacTTGAGAGCCACAAGAGAACTGTTTCCTTATGGAGAAGACTCCATAGCAAGAAAAAGATTgactcctctccctaagtgaagtgaagaaggactattctagaggtggtaaactgactgaaaattttaggttttgtctcCTTACGTTGTCAATAACGAAGAAAAAGTTGTGGCGAGAAGaagagtgttctgaaagttttgtcctgattcttattactctttcttttagttactactaataaacttttctttatgctgTTTTAAACTTTTGATcccactttgcctttctccttatcctacctcacagcaggaaattaGTAACTATATTATTTTGTGTGCGCTGGTAATTAGACATCActaaacccaccacactaattgatGCATTGCCCAAGGAATCTCAAATtgatgaaccaaaaccactacagaaacttcctgatgaactgcacgagagcagagggaaatcaaggcagagccatggtttgtcagaaCTTCCTTGATCCTAATGTGCCccatggtgcatttggagctgagccctggaacctcagggcctgagaggagattgcacaaacctgtccaggagttaaaatcaagagcaaacacccaaaatgtctcaatgcattcatgggtcccactgaggtccatccccaacaaaggctccttatggactctttggaggagagaactggagaccaggatggcacaaaaacctctcagagactcaaaacagcacaaaaacctctcagtgtggaaaggaaaatccaaagtacatgaaaaaagttgagtatctcaaagtatTAATGAACTCCACcgagtgtcagtacaaagctctcaagggactcgttaaagcagataattggggccatgattgcacaaacctcgcacagagtctggatcaaaagggaaacaccaagtaccttaaaagaactgaagtaccttgaagcattaatgagccccactgagtgttgttatCGACAAAgtctctccagggactaattacagcagataattggaggccaggattgaACAAAGCTCTCAGacactccaaggcaaaagcaaaagccaaagtcctttgaagaactttcagtccctgggagcatgaaggagcccccagggccattcctgaccaaggctccccagggactccttccagcagatccttgaggccactgggatgtggggtagggggggatgctgagggcaggaccagggggtgacagtgcccagcctggctggggctgtgccaggaggccccagggcctcaggacaaggtgtctcctcccagcccttggtggcacagaccctgctgtgccccagggcaccaagacttggcttctctttgtccccacctgccatcagtgcctccagttctctgctctgcctggggcctggggacactttctcagtcttgtccctcagtgggacccattaaaagtccaagaaactttggagttggattctgacttggagttctggagaggtttctgcagctccctctcagggcctgatgttcagggcctgagcacaaagccccagagagtcattaaagtccttgtgctgtgtctgtgctgctgagctgggccgggctcctggcacagagggtgatcctggtaaccaagcagagcttcaaaagcacatttctcttgctgagcagctcttctcccagcccagcagggctggggcactgcctgcagccagcccgggcacagcacagaggcacagagagcttcaatcagtcagggctgggaaggggctgagaagtgcctggggcagaatcactgccagcccttggcacaggaacctctggctgcaggacaatgcagctgcagctcctggagagatctcctaaagctggaacatcccaatgcccacagaccctgtgagtgcattctctgctcatctcctgtgcagagcagccagggctgcccagggctgtcctgcagagcagggtcctgcagcccagggcgctgtgctgggccaggactctgctgcctgccagggacagctctcagccggccctggagctgctcccagcgctggccaggagctgtggggggaaggagccgccctgagcagggcaggtgctgctgctgagaggggctgggtggggcagggctgctcccagctccagaccagcctgggcacagctccggagggcacttcccaaagaaggtaagcctgggattgctgtaaaggtcaggagctttcctgagagtgttttcaatttcctgcttggagcagggtGGAAATGTTGGGGTGATGACAaaatgatttttgcttttcatatatttgtcaTATATTCACAGTTCTGTAAATTACTATGATATAGTTATAAAACTATAATCCTTACCTAGCtctattaaacttttaattaaCTATTTTAAACTACCATTATATAGTTAACATAATTATAAtccttaattaactctagtacaTTTCCTAACCTTTctcttagattttagaacaataagctACTGTCTAAATACCTTCCTGAAATTCTGTATAGTCTTATTATCAGGAAGAGGACCTACAAGaagaacattttggtttttgaatgTGAGCAGTGATAAGAAAAAGCTGGGCAAAGAAATccttggacctactccaatggGTTGAGCCAGGAGTGTGTAACTGGAGCAACTGAATCTCCTATAGGAcgttcctgttaaatatcctaattaatcAACCGTAATGAATTGCTGAAATCAGGGTTTGATTGTTCCTcatccccactgggacacctggaagcttcaaataaaggtctggtttttcctttattgttttaacactgttgcaaggaggatttttttcttttttggttttaaagaacagggggatgagagaagcagaacaggaattgtaatcccagagtcacagaacattctgaattgaaagggacacacaggatcatcaaaggaatgtttgaacatttacagagagtccagaactgtgactttgggtggtcagtctctctgctgggagcctcccaaagggccttcagcccctcctcagccctggacagcagcagcatcacctctgcagggcccagcagggctctcctgagctgcccttgcccagctgcacacagagcctgccccagccagggccctgcacacaggcaggtttctgtagggccgggccgagggcacacagggtgggatgggctctgtgagcgctggcagggacaaggcacctctcaggaggggatgtccaggcccagggagatgctcaggatAGCAGAGGGgactgagcagagcagtgctggggcaggagggcactgttGGTGTGTGGGAGGTGCCGGGCACAGCAGGGCACGGGAACACTGTCCTGAGTGCCCGGCTGCCTCTGCCCTCTCAGGCACAGCACCacaacatcttttttttttctgcactccCCGGATATTGTCACTGTTATCTGGGGCTCCCAGGGAGGCTCTGGCATTTGCTGCAGGTGAGTCAGGCACTGCCCTTggcattcctgctaggcagggGTGTCCATGGGAATGGGGTGTCCAAGCTTCCCTGGGACCTTTGGGGCTCTGGGCAAAGAAGTCCATGGGAAAGTGGAATGAACTGAGCCCCTCCCTGAGATCCccccatgggcacagccagggatctCCTTGCTGTGCCCTTTCCAAGCTCTGAGTTGCCCTCCTGGGTGGAgatctgtgccagagcctctggGGGCTCCCTGAATGTCCCATGTGGAATTGCAGAGATGCCAcagctgaggaaatgctgaTGGGTTGGCCAAGGGAGCCGTGAATGTCCTTGGCACAAGGGGGTGCTGAGACCTTGCCCAGAGATTTTTGGAGAGGGTGAGACATTCAGGgatccctctgctctgggcaagGTCTGGTTTATCTCAGGGTGAGCCAGAAGTGTGATTGTGCTCTGATTGCAGACAAAGGTTTTCCCAAAGCAGGCAAAAGCATGGaggagtcccagcaggacagtctgcagggaatggcccaggtttggctccaagcagcctctcctgacttgtccctgtcctttctccatgaccaggtgcccatgtgcagccacagcaaatgtccaacagcagctccatcagccacttcctcctgctggcactggcagacacgcggcagctgcagctcctgcacttctgcctcttcctgggcatctccctggctgccctcctgggcaacggcctcatcatcagcgccgtagcctgcggccaccacctgcacacgcccatgttcttcttcctgctcaacctggccctcagcgacctgggctccatctgtgccattgtccccaaagccatacacaattccctctgggacaccaggaacatctcctacactggatgtgctgcacagctctttttctttctcttcttcatctcagcagagttttgcctcctgaccatcatgtgctacgaccgctacgtgtccatctgcaaacccctgcactacgagaccctcctgggcagcagagcttgtgcccacatggcagtAGCttcctgggccagtgcctttctcaatgctctgctgcacacagccaatacattttccctgcccctgtgccatggcaatgccctgggccagttcttctgtgaaatcccacagatcctcaagctctcttGCTCCAAATCCTATCACAGGGAACTTGGGCTCATTGCTGTTACTGCCTGTTTAGGACTTggctgttttgtgttcattgttttctcctatgtgcagatcttcagggctgtgctgaggatcccctctgagcagggacggcacaaagccttttccacctgcctccctcacctggttGTGGTCTCTCTGTTTGTCAGCACTGTAATATTTGCCTACCTGAAGCCCCCCTCGATGtcgtccccatccctggatctggccctgtcagttctgtactcagtggtgcctccagccctgaaccccctcatctacagcctgaggaaccaggagctcaaggctgcagtgtggacactgatgactggatggtTTTggaaacattaaactgctggccaatttctgcaaatcacttgcAATAAAcgtcatctttgatacttctttttggtttcattttggaggttctttttgTTTGTAATAGACATTTAATATTGTCCTCAAAAAATGTCATtgcttgtgccatttctcactTTGTTTCATTCCACCTTCCCTGCGGCtacagactgtgtcaatgagggcCTGCACTCTCAGtgactttaaaggaactaaaggatatcccagcagagttttctgcagagatgcccttttgttgccttctctggagctgcagcagcaatgtctgtgtgcagagctggggcagatcagtgctggcacagcagctgtgcccaggagcagcagcacttggtgctgccagtgctgctcccgtggccctgccccgctgccctggtggccctggtgctgctgcagggcctgagtgctctcggggccgggcacagtcctgggggtggcagtgccggggctgcagcagggacaggccatgggcactgctggggcagcgctgacacctcaggccagggcctgggggctccaggctccttgcccaggctctctcaagaacatggccaggccaatgctcagcacagaaaacccccgtgagcagccccaggctggctgtggtcaggctgggggcaaacagcacggctggtgctctgcaagggccctgggggagacaggaaggagcagcagagcaggggctgatccatccccagtgcgCTGCACAGGGCAGCGTCCCAGAACACcctcatggagctgccaacaacatcccccctctgcagccctggcctctcccccagctcacagaggtgccgcatccttgcaggcacagacacggcagcactggctcagcagcccctgtttgcactgcacacagcaggcgggagcacccccatgctgctgctgtggggacatgaacctgagggagcacaaatgccatcagcccctggggccaggaacggctgggggatgccagggaaaccactcagctttgttctggcctctgcagtcagccagaaagtttgttcccatcagGTGGGAGTTTCTGTcctgtggtaggtaagggacaggcgaacggaagatttcggggtgtgacggaaagatagacccatccccctctctgcctctcttccccacttatctattaactccagaaacctcagaggaatgcagccacaccggcccaagtaaaattccactacccactatcccctgggacccccagcccccctctgacggAGCAAAGTctcccaagactatttaaacccatgagataagataataaacgctttcgaccgtccaccacattggtgtcagcgtgtgtcgttagtccgagtagcccgggtgaggccgggctgccgtgctgtcttcttgtaaccaggtcgccgttgtctctcataaaggcaacatatctggtgccgaagcccgggacaaaagaagaaaaatttgcccggtggACGggattcacctggacagaagcagcggccaggatggtcggaccgtacccaggcgtaaggggagacgtcccctaGGATCTgcgggcgtcatggacgcaatggcaAGGATCGTGAGTGCTATGTATtcgcagtggggtattgggtgtaagctcaaggattttcatcttgccgtagcgagattgcttgagctaggggcaatAGAGCGCCCcgtggatgtattacatccggaaatatgggacaaatgcactgccgcgctagccgaggacacaaaatcctccggcagcggcagaaatcttaaagcgtggggcagagtagaaaaagccctacgcaaagcgatagaagagcaggagacatggaccgcggcgcgcacgtgtttattagttactcccaagCTCGGTgtgggggcggggacgcagactgcccctgagagcgatctgcccggcagcggggacccgggagggctcagcgcgacaccccctcccccagatcagagcccacccccccccgcaggaaccccccgcgacacccccgccgccgaaaatccccaaaaacccccccccgCTCATATCCCCTgagagaccgcaaattcctccgagccgccgctgccgcccgcccgcgatccGATGCCGGAGACGCAAaagcacgcggagcgcttctggcaagggctgctaaaagaagcccGAGCCGCCGAAACCGCGGCTTGGGAAGACGGGGTGGCCACGCCGCCTCCCTACCCGTTTGaacatggcgccgggagcgacggggaggggcggggctcgggcggtcccggcgcgaacaccTGGGGGGAGCGCGACCTCGGGtatgcgcgcgcgcgggagaaaggggcggagagcggcacggAGCGCGGAACCAACCAGCAGCTCCGCCCGAAGCTGCCACCGtataagggaaaaaccaccccccgcggtaggcgcggcgagccgggggggcgggagcggcgccacccctacggggaggagcgagctcggggccgaacaaaacggcgcggagccccggaagtgcactggcactCATTTTCCGGCTCAGAGACCAGCAACAGCTCCaccagctcagaggagctgctggaagctagcgatggctccgattcagacgaaacggaaccggcacggcttgaaacaaagccgagtaaagctctaagccgcgccaaaaaacaactacaatacgaatcagcccagtttactgactgggggaaaataaagatagcttgtgctgaatggtccccggCGGCCaccatacaagccttcccggtAAGGCTTaccggtccggaagggaaccaacaaagggtatataccccgataaacccaaaggatatacagtcaattgtcaaagccattgcagaaaaggggatcaactcggctataTAGTTACTAcattaatcgatggtctttttagcaacgatgacttgcttccctttgatatcgaacggatagggcgtATGATACTGGACGGGGCGGGAATGATCGTCTTtaggcaggaatgggaggataattgtagaaagcagctagcccaggcatccggcgcgcggcagcccctgcacagatcgagcttatccagactgataggaaagcatgatgatatgatcacgccacaacagcaagctgcacagatgcaggctgaggaggtcagagcgaccactcgggcttCTAGAGAGGCTATCCGTGCagcctcccgagtcgtggccaagccggcaccgggtccaccgtgaggcaggcagagagcgaaagcttcacacagttcgtagatcgcctgcaggcagcgatagactcctccaccctgccggcagaggcaaggggCCCCGTGGTGGCCaactgcctgcgccagcagtgcaactctattaccaaggatattttacgctccctgccagccgaagctagcctggctgacatgatcagacacgtagttagggaggaacacctgacgcccattcaggcagccgtccacaccctgaccaatgccatggcgtgtttcaagtgcggggaggcgggtcacatcgcggtgagctgcccacagccggcacggcggcccgccgcagcgcctccgccccaaacacgcccgcggggatcctgctggggctgcgggaggaagggacatctggctagggaatgcaggtcccggctccagggaaacggaaaggggagggggcccgcgggccgcacccagcctcctcccgctgcgaatatgaggcggcccatccatgccaacccccaatggggcggggagccctcgtaccccattctcccacaggaagcagccaacttcatacccctgccagcgagtatcacggcacagcctgaggcgccttcgtacccaccgccaccgcaagcagcacCTATACCACAGGGTCAACAGGGGGCAGTCCAGGTCgggacaacccctgggtggccctggccctaaaaatagggaaggaacccccgaaaatttgggggacatgccgcctctatGATAGTCGGGACCCCcatgtaatagggcttcagttttgggcggacacaggagcagactgcacaatcctaccccaagccctatggccccgacactggcagTACAAggaagtccccccagtgaacggggtgggagggttgtcccgagcttggaaaagcacccaattggtagctataacgctccatacaaagaaaggaccagaacaaacagtagcaatccacccctatatcttgcaaaactccccacccctgataggaagggacgtcctcgccatgctaggagtcaggattacaaatttatgatgagggccactgctgtacacccactgctaccaatcaaactgacttggaaatcaccagaccccgtatgggttgagcagtggcccctgtcaaagcctcgaatgacagccttgctggaactggtcgactGCGAGCTACAAAAAGGCCAcatcgaaccctccaccagcccgtggaacacccctgtgtttgtaatccccaagagatcaggagaaggctaccgcctcatccacgacctgagggaagtgaacaagacaattcagcccatgggtccagttcagacactactgcccgcaaactcagccatccccaaagggcagccgtgcgcagtgctggacatcaaagactgtttcttttcaatacccctgcatgc
The DNA window shown above is from Taeniopygia guttata chromosome 37, bTaeGut7.mat, whole genome shotgun sequence and carries:
- the LOC116807374 gene encoding olfactory receptor 14J1-like, producing MSNSSSISHFLLLALADTRQLQLLHFCLFLGISLAALLGNGLIISAVACGHHLHTPMFFFLLNLALSDLGSICAIVPKAIHNSLWDTRNISYTGCAAQLFFFLFFISAEFCLLTIMCYDRYVSICKPLHYETLLGSRACAHMAVASWASAFLNALLHTANTFSLPLCHGNALGQFFCEIPQILKLSCSKSYHRELGLIAVTACLGLGCFVFIVFSYVQIFRAVLRIPSEQGRHKAFSTCLPHLVVVSLFVSTVIFAYLKPPSMSSPSLDLALSVLYSVVPPALNPLIYSLRNQELKAAVWTLMTGWFWKH